The Malus sylvestris chromosome 8, drMalSylv7.2, whole genome shotgun sequence genomic interval TCAGAGCCAACCTGAAGGACTGAATGAAAAGACCTAGCCAAGACCCGGCCACTAACAGCAGCAAGCAGAAATCTTCCCTGTTTAGGGAAAAGGCAGTCATCCTCGGAtggaaataacattttttttatttcttgcaTAGTTCAAACAATTGAAGAGTGCATAATGCATGAGCACATATTTCTCTCATGGCCTGGACCTCCCAAAAATTTAATGTTTTTCCAGTGAACTTTACGGACAACAATTTCTGATAATGTAATGACATACTGAAAATGACAAGATACTAACAATCTGACTTGTAACATTTTCTTGTTAAATTTAATAGAGAGAAAGATCTTTCTATCTAAAACATTATTTGATAAATATAGAAAGTAATAAGAATACCAAAACATAAGCGACGAAAATTCTAAACAACTCACATTTGCATCTTCTGAGTGAAGATTAAATTGGGGCTCAATAACATTCACCATGAAATGACGAGTCCCCTCCTCCTCAGAATCATTTGTGTCTCTATTCTTTGCTACAATCATGGGAAACAAATGCCACTTAGCAGAAATTTTGGTctataaaacaaattaatgtCCATGACATTCATCACAATATAGTTaacaatatttatttaaaaagtcctgttcccttttgtttttttccctataaaaacaaaaagaaaagctcAGGAAATCCAAAAGTACACTTCTAAAAACAAGTTTAACACATTCGCATATTGGacataaaaatataagtaaTTCAGATTTCATGGGGTGGAAAATTTACCAACTACAGCAGATGACGAGTTCCCAACCACAACAGATGGAGAGTTACCAGATGTCGCTGATGATGAGTTCCCAACTGCAACAGATGATGAGTTCTCGGTGGCTGATGATGAGTTTTCTAATTTAACGGGATGTGCTGGAGATGAAAGTGAACCAGAGGTCTCTGCATGCTCGACGGAAGAGGAAGTAACACCATGGCTGGTAGTAGAGGGTTTAGAGTTACCATCTTGTTGCATTTCACCACCAGTATGTGCCTGGTTCTCCTCGTGTAATTTCCTTTGGGCATACTGCCTAGAAGGAGAAGGTTTGGATGGCTGAAATGCTTTGGATAAACCACCAACAAAAGACCAAACAGCATCTCTATTCTCAATAGTCCACAGAAGCTTTAGCCCATAAACAAATATACGCTGACAATTGTCAGCTATTACCACATTGTATCCATCATCATCACTATGATCAGACCGTGTATGCTCATCACTCTCACTCCCATTTTCAAACTCAGACCTCACATATGTCATCTCAAGATTTTTTCTTCCAGCCTCTTGCCAAGCTAATAACCTGGCTGGGTCAGCTTTTGGCGCCTGCCTTCTTATTGTGAAATAATCAGATGACAATAGAAATCCATCATCACGATGCTTCTCTGTGCAACTACTCACATAGTTACTTTTCTCATTGGGACCTCTATCCGTAGATGCAGATTGTGAATTTTTTATTGTCATTTGAACCACTTTTGCAACACTAgtactttcttttttatttaaaaatgccTTAGGCATATGAAGGTCAAAACCCTGGTAAACAAGATCAAGAGGCTCACGCTTGCATTCAAAAGTATACTTTTGCTTACCACGACTATAACACATTTCACATTTGAGCTTAGTCATATTAAATGTCAGTCCCTTAGCTGGATCATCATCATCTAGCGGCATATGTTTTAAACATGTAGGTGCAGCATCAATGCGGAGCATAAATTCTGTCATTACTCTGTCCAATGACAAGTTACCAGATCTAGGAACTCTTGGAACTCCAAAACGAGGCCAACGAGCAAAGGACCGCAATTTGTGAGGAGGAAGATAATTCATGTTCCAAAACTTTATCAACCATGCTAGATCATGAGCGCCAACATTTAGTGTCGGTGAAAGAACGGAAACATTGTCATCTTTATGAGGAGGACCATAAACAGTTCCATCTACATCACCATTACCTGCCTCGGTAGAAAAAGTGCTTTGCTTTTCAAGTGGAGAGGGCCTAAGAGAAAAGGTCCAGCGAAGGGATAGAGAGGTGGATCTGTATGGATCAAAAACCTTATCACGAGGTCTTCCTTCAGCAGGAAGTGCAAACAAATAATGATTCATGGGATTTCCAGATTCACATTCCCAACCTAATGTAACTTCAACTGTAAAGGCTGGAGCCTCTAGCAATGGACCGGATACACCTTTAGGAAGTTTTAAACCACGATTATTTGCCAAACTCTCCAAACTGCTTAAGAAAATCTTGAAAGCATTTGCTGATACATAAATACGGCCATCAGACTGCTGAATCTCCATAGAACCAGTTATTATTTGAAGTTTGTCAAGCTTTTCATAAGGATCGGTAGTCGCTAGTATATTAAATTTGGCTTCTGAAAATAATAAGGTGATGTTTCCATGAATATAATTTCTCATATCATCCCACCATGGTAAGCTCTTTTCCTTTTTGGGAGGAGTGGGAAGTGGATTAGGGTTCCTAACAGATAGATTAGCCCTGCGAAGGGCCACAGAAAAAGCATAAGTGACATCAGCAAAAGCAGGTTCATACCCCACCCCAAAGGACACTTCAGCTTTCTGAAAATGTAAGGATAAATCTGTAAATGTTTTCATAGGTGGAGTTGTGCCACTAGCCGAACGAAGCATGTTCACCTTTCTCCATCTCCCAATATAGACTTCTTTGTATACTTGAGGCTGAAAACTTGTTGCCTGATCCAAAGAAATAATTTCCAATTATACAGCATACGCGCACAAGTTTTGCATGTAAGGACATGAAAAAATCACATCAAGACCCAAATAATCAATCATGATATACATACAAAGGTTTGATACACTTTCAAATATCACTACAGGGTCTGATCACAGAAGACAGAAGAATGGTTTTTCATTTTGACAAGAAGAAGAACCTGGGAGTCATTTTATCCAGGAAAAGAAAAGGTGAAGGATATTCAGCACCTTTTGATGAATGATATTGCTAGGGTCTCTAGGCaattatttttcattagttttcactCTCTTTTTTCGGCCTTGGGCCTCAACTGGACCCCAACAAAAGGTGAAATACAGGCAATGCGTACAAGCAGTCTACAGAAGATATTAAGGCAGCTTATGTGAGCAAATCCAAAACAAGTATTTTAACCTAAGAAATATGCACACAAACTCCGTTTCTTTATTGTCCTTTAGCTATAAAAAAATGTCTCCTTTTcagaaaagggaaaaagaaatatGCTACTTAAAAAACAGGAAGGACCAGGTCATCTAAACCCCACAATGTCCTCTAAGACTTTTTATGTCAGCATGCATGCACATAGCAATAGATGCAAGTATTTAGTCCTTAATTATCCAAGAAGATGGATTGTATGAAATCAAATAAACTTATAATTCCACTTCACAAACAATATTCTTAGCGCATGACCAAAAGGAGATGCATTGATAAAAGGTGGGTAATATCCCCGCATTTGACATTTTACAAGAAATTTACACTGGTTCTTGTCCAAAGAGTGGGGACAACATTACTGACTACTTCAACATGACTAAATGAAATGGCATATTGGCACATTAACTAGCTCTTTAACTTTTTTTGAACCATATAATCACTAATCGACAATCACAATTGACGACTTGATGTTGGACCAGAAAAACCACTTTGAAAGTGTTGGTTAACCCAAAGGAATGATCTTTCCACATAGTAGATTATTTAAGCTGTAGAAAATTAGTAAATCTTTACTTTTATTTCATAAAGAGACATTACTAAAAAGAAAAGAGGAGAAATTAAGCTGGAGGATATGAGTATTTCTTCAGCTACTTTGTCAAACTATCTGACCAAACGTCAAGTTTTGCAGCACAGACGTTCATCACTTGCATTTCcagttttgttcttttttttcttctttttttttcttatcatgGTAGGCTTGGCCAACAGAAAATAATTGGAAAAAACCAATGTTCCTGTAATCAAGAGGCGTCTAacgattttctttcttttaatattttctgcCCAAAAATAGCAACTGGCAAAGCAAATTTACATATGCTAAACCCAAGAAATCAAAAGAAGGGTAACAAACGGAATGTCACTTTGCAAATTACCTGCTGTGCAAGTACAAGACGACCTTCACATTTACCAGAAGTACCACACAAAAGAGGAGATGCATAATCACGTAGCTGAACGACCAGAGAACCTGCGTGCAAGAGAATATTACTCCCATATAGTCGAGAAAATGGTATATCATTTTCACAACAAACCGGATCTAGCGTCTTTATGACCTCTATCATCCCATCATCTCCACCATCAATCCTTGTCAAGGTTACATCTAAGTCTCTTGCTGTTATGGAAAGAAGAGAAGTCCTAGAAGTACTTGGCTTAAAACCAGACTGAAACCCTTCCCTACAGGCACCTGAACCTTCAGATGGTGCTAGATTTTTGCATGCCCTGTAATAAGATTTGAATGATTGTTTATAAATTTCTCCTTTCATCTCATTAACTGCTGATGGATCTTGTACATCAATCTCAACTCCATTAAAGAAAGTTTTTCTTCCTTGAGTAGAATCTACTGTTTCGGTTGTTTTAGGAATCTGGTTGGCTTTGGAAACAAATTCATCAAGAAACTTCAACCTAACAGCTAACTCAGATGCCTCATTCTTCATCAGCTGATAATGTTCATCAAGCCAACCTTGCAGCGGCTCTTCTTCAATATCAGCAGTTAACTTTCGTATGCCAAACTTTAAACAGCCAACTTTCATTGAACCAGGCTTCTTAGGTTTTGAGGTATCTTTCTTCGTGGGAAAGATGAGGCTAGTTCTAGCAGCACTTACAAGCTTCAAAGCACGCAACATTTCTTCAACAGAATCATCAATGGCGCGCAATTCTAACCTATATGGCAAGCAAATATGAACATCAAGGCCTTGAATTACCCAATCCCATGTTGTAGCTACAGGTGTTTTTGCGTCGGAAGGGCATGAGGCACTAGGAACACGTGAAATTTGCATCCGGCTACTTTTTAATACTCTGGACCCATTAAAACTAAGCATAAGCCCTTCAAGAAGTACACCTATACGGGCATTCTCAGAAAAAATTGATTGTACCTGAACCATTGCATCAACCCCATCACCAGCCTCAGCAAATATGGACAGCATTTCCACATCTACAGCAAAAATAGATTCCCTCTTCTTGGGCTTGTCTAAATTCACTGGTTCTGCAATGACTTCTTTTTTCTGGTCAGAACCTTTCATGCCAGGGGCATCTTCACTACCATGTCTCTGAAGCTTCTGATTATGTACAAGTAACTTCAACTGTAGTCCAAGTTCAACTAGTGATAATTGTACATCAGGTTCCCACCTAACTGTAATATCAGTAGCACTGAAAAGAGAGCAAACAGCAACCTCTTTCAGACCACCAGAACGCCGTACAAATTTGGAATTCTGGATGTCAAACAAAGCCACTTTCGTTTCCGGTTTATCTTCCTCCAAGTGGTCCTGATAGATAGATCTGGCTCTTTCAAGTTCAATCTGTGTGGATTGTTTCTCCTTGTTCACGCGCAAACTTAAATGGAAGATGTCAAGAGAAATGGAATACCTCAGTTTCTTGCGTTCATCAGATGTTGTGGACATTATGTCTGCAACCCGGGGTGTGCCATCATCTGAGGTACTTATTACAACTCGACCACCTTGTGATCCATAGTTCACACGCTTAGGATCTGCAACAACAGTATTTTCTAAGCCTGCCTCACCACAAAATTTCACAGAACATCGTTCAAGATTTAACTTCAACAGCTGAGTCCCTTTCCCTGATGGTTTGGACGGACGCCCTCGGCTTTGTGATGCTCTTCTTTCAGAAGAAGACAAAGTTTTCAAAAGTGCTTGAAAGGACATTGCAGTTGATATAAGCGACTCAACACGCTTGAATGTAAAAAACACACCCATACCAGTCACATCAACAGATAAAACCAATTTACATTTCGGACCGTCTTCTTTGGATGATTCCATGTCCTTTTTGCCCCAGTCCAGACTAACCTTTCCAACATTAATTATAGAACCCGAATTTGATTCTACACCAAAAAGGCTCTCTTTCAAGCATTCTTGGTATTCATCTGCCATGTGCAAATTTAGCTCACCAAGTTCCATATGTACAGTGGTTCCCGTATTTGATATGTTATTCGCAAATATGTGCGATGATTGAGAGCAACCCTACACCAGAAACTCAAATGTTATGACTTGTaattcataattttatttttgaactaaaaaaaaaaaaaaagattaacggGAATAGGAATACATGATTAATGACAAATAAAGAAGCTGAAGCTAAAGAAGAGCAAGAGACACAATGGCTACTTCACCGGACAGTGAAAATTAGACGGCAAATCAACAAAAACAGAGCTCTATCACCTACATATATGCAAATGGTTTACATTATAATATGACTAAATATTAATTGCTTAAGAACTTAGAAGTGCACTTGGGAGAGAATGGTACTACAATGTTGTTTTCTTTGATCTAATACAACTTTTttcttaatcaaaacagaaGGCCCTACTATGTATGACCTGCTGAGGGGTTTTAATATACACCACACTTTTACTCATTTTAAAGGAAATAGAATAAAAACCACTCTGAATTTTTGCAATGGCGAATGGATGGTTTCATATCCTTTCACCTATGAGTTCCCCATGTACATAAAATGATATTCAAGCAAGGACAAGAAGAGCGCTCAAAACTCTACAAATATCAGGAAATTCTAATAATAACCCATTTGCTTACTACACCTCTCATCTCCTTTAACAAATTAAAGATTTGCTCGATAACCAACCTAATCCCAAATGCCCCCAATTTGTATAAGGGATACTGATCCTTTTGGATTAGATCATGCCCCCAGGGTTAGATTGCTGGCTTCCCTTTGTCTCCTTGTCAAAGCACGCAAGGGATGTTTCTTTTAATTTGATCCATGTGTATTGGTCTGCCATTTTAGTCTAAGTGGGTCTATTTTCTCTAAGTCCGGAGTGGGGTTTGAGGgatgtttgaaaaatcactGCTTTTTAGGCGTTCGTTTCCAACGgtcttttcattttattttgtatttctcCTTTGCCCCTCCAATAAAAAGATTGGATTCTTAGGTCTTATCACACAAATAGCTACAACATCCTTTTACTCACTAAACCAACCTATGTAAACTTTTTACTCATTATATCcctcataactctcaaaactcTTAACTATGAAGACATGAAAGCCACTGCCATCACAGCCCACCGCTGATCCACCGGGTCACTGGACTTGAAGAGCTACCACACATTTCATGAGACCTGCTCACCCACTCCCACATGACCACACATCTAAGCTTTTAGAAGCACCTTTTTGAATTTCATCTTCAGCGAAGACCTAGGGTGAATCTTAAATCTAAGCTCATTTGTGGTTTCTGTAACTATTTTCATTGCTTATGATCTTTTTTGGCCTTTGTCTGTTATGATTTATGTTGGAAAACATACTCCGTGTGTGATTTAAAATCATTTAATGGATTCAAGGTTTTTCAAACATCAAACACCCCTCCATGGCCCTTTTCCAGAGTGGCAACTAATAACTGAGTGGTATGTGATCAAATACGGGAAAATGAATAGAATTTACCCTAAATGATTTTAGGAAAGTTAAATCTAGAATGCACTTACATAAATTCACTACCACTGTAATCACTTGTTTGGTACCCCCACAGATTTTCCTCAAAATGTCTAATAAAATCACTCAAACTTATGGAAGTGCTGTTTAAGCATCTCTCCCACCGCAGTCATCATAACTGGGAAAGAAACTGTTGCGCATCACACATACCCTAATCATATAATATGAATCTACGAGGAATGGAGATGTGGGAAACTGTACCAGAATTGCTGCCCTGAACTTTCTTATGATTTGATACATTCCTGCTTTTATATTGTCTTTTCCTATGgtaaaatttgcataaaatgCTTGATAATTTATATAACTCAATTTGGCAAAATAAATGCCTTTCAGTGTTTGTTGTTCCTGGTTGGCTCTATAAATTTCACATTAGATAATTATATAACAGAAAAAAACTGATATTGTACAGGAAAATTTCACTTTTTCCAAAGTTTCTTACATGCACAGACAAGAATATCTTACTCTTTATACTTTTCCTGATTTTTATAACTAATTTTATATCATTGATTTCGATCCCATGGCTTGCACATATGGGTAAATGCCCTCTGGGCACAATTTTTTGATAAATTtacacataaataaaaaaacacaaaaatataaGTTGTTCAGTGTAACCTCAAAAATATGATAGTGCTAACAGAGAGTCGTATCACTTACATGATACAATGGCAACCCACTGATGCTATAAACCACAATAGTCATCTCAGGGGCTGAAACAGTACATGTCCACATGATGGCTTTGGTATCATCGGTTGGCGGTGGCTTGTCAAGAGTGGAAGTTCCCTCCCGAAGCACCATTCGTTTCTTTTTTGAGAAGTGGAGGCGCAACCATGGCTTTAATCTATTCATTATAACGTTGCATTGTGTACCTCCAAGCTTTACATCCATTTCAGCTCTGACAGGCAAGGTTGGCTGAAAAGTTAAAAGAGTTCCAAGTCAATAAATGACCCCCACCACATCAAAAATGCAGTGCCTGTTTCCAATGAAATATTGCATAGGGAATTCCATGGGAAATTCCAGATTTGattcttttcaaaaaaatatatatacatcgCATGGGAAATTCTAGATTTGTTGGAATGGACTGTAGCAGTGGCCCATGGATCTTATCATGTGCTTCGTTGCTTTTAGAAACattgttttcatttatttagAGACTATGTCCTcagtttctttctttattttcatCATATAAATACATTCCATATTAAACATGGAAAGCACTACTAGTAAGTATAAACCACAAACCTTCAGTGAAAAACCACAATCAAATAATCCTTGAATAGTGCTAAATCAATGATCCATCAATATATTCTTCtcaacaaaacataaaaaaaaacaatccatCAATATATTCAGTATCAAAATTAACTGTACATGATGATATGTTTAATTGGATATATTTACCCAACGTATGCAAGAAGTATAAAATATAAGCAGAAGGAAGAGATTAACTTTTAGGAGACACAGGTTGAACAACTTAAACTAAAAAAACTTACCTGTACTGGAATGTAAAAGAATGATGCAACATCAACTTTCAGTATCTCCAAAACAGAAATGCCAGCTTCTCTAAGCAActgaaacataatgtcaaaATCATCATCGAGAATAGACCAATATGCAACGAATGTGAAAAGTAAAACACTAAAATCATATTAACAGTGTCAAAGTTACATTCATACATGAATCTCACTGAAATCCAATTGAACATCAAGGCGTGTAGTCTCCCCCACATCTTCACTGGATTGTGATTTGGTGCTTTTTAATTGGATACCCATTATGTTATTCTCGACAGAAAAATCATATTCCCGATGCACAAATCTCACGTCCAGTTTTGGTAAACTGAAGGAAACCTATCAAAGAAGTAAAATATTAATTCTTATAAGGAACAATTTAATAAAAGAGAAGTTACACAAGTGGATGAACCAGACGTTGATGAAAGCACATAAACAAGAACAAGGAAAGATTCAATTGTAAATAATTGCATGATACTTAATATGATTCAAGAGGTTGACATGGAAAATGAATTGCTAATATCATCACATTCAGTGCAACAACTCTGAGTAATAGATATAGGGTAGAAAGATGCAAGAGAAGCTGTCAGAAGGAAATCACATTAGAGTCCGGTGACAAGCAAAACATGGCATAAAATAAAGGTTGGTCAGAGTTTTAAAATAATCTATAGCCCACTCACTCTACTTCAAAATAGGCACAAAAAAGTTCATGACTCCTCTACCCTTTATGACTCTTTCTGGACAGGGGAGATATCCTCCAAGGCACACTTCTGGCACTAGTTTAAACTTGTTTCAGCCTCTTAATACTGTACCCTAAATTACTGCTATCACATAACTATTCGGGATTTCACCTGACTGGTAAGGATAAAGGAACAGCCTGGGATATGGGTAGGTGTTAGTCCAAATCTTGGTAGGAGAAAATCTATACCATCATATCGCATGTAATTACACATACGTATAGTCCAACAACTAATTCTTTGAAAATCTGACAATAAACCTTGATGCTCAAGTAATTTCTTTGATGCCTGTGCAATTAAATTGaagtgtgtgtgcgtgtgtctttggagtttcatattttttaggaaattatttatcaaaaagaaaagaaaacatctACAAAAATGAACATGGTATCAAAACCAACTGTGCAATCATAACTTACATTCACTAAAAAGGAATATCCCAAAATTCTTAAATAAAGATGCCCAATATAAAGAATATAATTCTGTCTAGAAGAAAACACTTAAGAAAATTCATGTTTAAAGGAATCTGAACAGAAAGAAAATGGCATTAGTAAAATTATGACAAACTGAAGGGGGGAAGAGACAGACAGATCATGTTGAAAGCCATATTAGTTGACAAACCTTTTCTGGAAATAGAGAGGTGTACTTTGAGAGTGCAACAAtcatttgttgttttttgtgtggcTTTTTAGAAGCAACAGAATCAGTAGAGGACCCTAGAACGTTATCAGGTTGAAAAGAAGTTTGTGATGAACTTTTGCTTTTTGAAAGCAACTCCTCATTTAGGTTCACAGTAATCTCTCCACAGGCAATGTCCACATTCTTGATCATTACACCGACTTCcctacatccaaatcaagtgaATAAAAAGATATTAGCTGGTTTACCTTGCCTTATcattggaaattaaaaattaaaaataaaaaaaatctaatgatAGAAGAGACACAAAAAGTAATATAAGAATGAAAGTCTCATACTCAAGAAATCATATGCCACATTAAAAGCAATTAACTATGCTTTTGCATCTACAGAAAGAAACATATTTCTCCAAAGAT includes:
- the LOC126632265 gene encoding protein SABRE-like isoform X16, producing MTMAASPVNFLFCFLVICITLWLLFIFSSRLLAWILSRVVGASIRFRFGGWKCIRDLVVEFKKMPKASIEVKELKVDMSKDGASKQNLIVKLQISPIVVLRSDPRVSCDLSNFSTGGSISASQSSSSMMERTSALFICEDFILSCEFGYDREVGVMIKNVDIACGEITVNLNEEMLSKSKSSSQTSSQPDNFLGSATDSVASKKPHKKQQMIVALSKYTSLFPEKVSFSLPKLDVRFAHREYDFSVENNIMGIQLKSTKSQSSEDVGETTRLDVQLDFSEIHLLREAGISVLEILKVDVVSLFYIPVQPTLPVRAEMDVKLGGTQCNVIMNRLKPWLRLHFSKKKRMVLREGTSTLDKPPPTDDTKAIMWTCTVSAPEMTIVVYSISGLPLYHGCSQSSHIFANNISNTGTTVHMELGELNLHMADEYQECLKESLFGVESNSGSIINVGKVSLDWGKKDMESSKEDGPKCKLVLSVDVTGMGVFFTFKRVESLISTAMSFQALLKTLSSSERRASQSRGRPSKPSGKGTQLLKLNLERCSVKFCGEAGLENTVVADPKRVNYGSQGGRVVISTSDDGTPRVADIMSTTSDERKKLRYSISLDIFHLSLRVNKEKQSTQIELERARSIYQDHLEEDKPETKVALFDIQNSKFVRRSGGLKEVAVCSLFSATDITVRWEPDVQLSLVELGLQLKLLVHNQKLQRHGSEDAPGMKGSDQKKEVIAEPVNLDKPKKRESIFAVDVEMLSIFAEAGDGVDAMVQVQSIFSENARIGVLLEGLMLSFNGSRVLKSSRMQISRVPSASCPSDAKTPVATTWDWVIQGLDVHICLPYRLELRAIDDSVEEMLRALKLVSAARTSLIFPTKKDTSKPKKPGSMKVGCLKFGIRKLTADIEEEPLQGWLDEHYQLMKNEASELAVRLKFLDEFVSKANQIPKTTETVDSTQGRKTFFNGVEIDVQDPSAVNEMKGEIYKQSFKSYYRACKNLAPSEGSGACREGFQSGFKPSTSRTSLLSITARDLDVTLTRIDGGDDGMIEVIKTLDPVCCENDIPFSRLYGSNILLHAGSLVVQLRDYASPLLCGTSGKCEGRLVLAQQATSFQPQVYKEVYIGRWRKVNMLRSASGTTPPMKTFTDLSLHFQKAEVSFGVGYEPAFADVTYAFSVALRRANLSVRNPNPLPTPPKKEKSLPWWDDMRNYIHGNITLLFSEAKFNILATTDPYEKLDKLQIITGSMEIQQSDGRIYVSANAFKIFLSSLESLANNRGLKLPKGVSGPLLEAPAFTVEVTLGWECESGNPMNHYLFALPAEGRPRDKVFDPYRSTSLSLRWTFSLRPSPLEKQSTFSTEAGNGDVDGTVYGPPHKDDNVSVLSPTLNVGAHDLAWLIKFWNMNYLPPHKLRSFARWPRFGVPRVPRSGNLSLDRVMTEFMLRIDAAPTCLKHMPLDDDDPAKGLTFNMTKLKCEMCYSRGKQKYTFECKREPLDLVYQGFDLHMPKAFLNKKESTSVAKVVQMTIKNSQSASTDRGPNEKSNYVSSCTEKHRDDGFLLSSDYFTIRRQAPKADPARLLAWQEAGRKNLEMTYVRSEFENGSESDEHTRSDHSDDDGYNVVIADNCQRIFVYGLKLLWTIENRDAVWSFVGGLSKAFQPSKPSPSRQYAQRKLHEENQAHTGGEMQQDGNSKPSTTSHGVTSSSVEHAETSGSLSSPAHPVKLENSSSATENSSSVAVGNSSSATSGNSPSVVVGNSSSAVVAKNRDTNDSEEEGTRHFMVNVIEPQFNLHSEDANGRFLLAAVSGRVLARSFHSVLQVGSEMLEQALGTGNVNIPECEPEMTWKRMEFSVMLEHVQAHVAPTDVDPGAGLQWLPKIRRSSPKVKRTGALLERVFMPCDMYFRYTRHKGGTPELKVKPLKELTFNSRNITATMTSRQFQVMLDVLTNLLFARLPKPRKSSLSLPAEDDEDVEEEADEVVPDGVEEVELAKVDLEQKEREQKLVLGDIRKLSLRCDTTGDLYPEKEGDLWMINCTRSTLVQGLKRELVNSKKSRKASYASLRMALHKAAQLRLMEKEKNKSPSYAMRISLQINKVVWSMIVDGKSFAEAEINDMIYDFDRDYKDVGVAQFTTKNFVVRNCLPNAKSDMLLSAWNPPTEWEKKVLLRVDAKQGAPKDGNSSLERFQVEIYPLKIHLTEAMYRMMWGYLFPEEEQDSQRRQEVWKVSTTAGAKRVKKGSLVPEISALSGQTNKESEASSKASASAPATSQSSVHADPVQESKLQNLKTTVGGSPTRELRRTSSFDRSWEDTVAESVATELVLQSITGPLGSIEPDESSKNKLKDPKAVKSGRSSHEEKKVTKSQEEKRSRPRKMMEFHNIKISQVELCVTYEGSRFVVNDLKLLMDTFHRVEFTGTWRRLFSRVKKHIIWGVLKSVTGMQGKKFKDKANSQREPSGSGVPDSDLNFSDNEGQPEQPDQNPIPFLKRPSDGAGDGFVTSIRGLFNTQRRKAKAFVLRTMRGEAENDFQGDWSESDAEFSPFARQLTITKAKRLIRRHTKKFRSRKGSSSQQRDSLASSPRETTAFESDSSSGSSPYEDFNEGNILSSREVP